The following proteins come from a genomic window of Paenibacillus spongiae:
- a CDS encoding zinc-binding dehydrogenase, whose product MADISKTVQTMSIPLFVGNGKIEYGEEEIPVPGAGQLLLQVKANALCGSDRGQFNGGTSTTPGHEASGIVAVAGPDTNTAVGTPGVVFLMGYCGKCPNCEQGYTNQCLDKRADYGFSHDGGYGPFMLIDENVFFAIDKSIPMTEATMLLDIMGTGGHAIKRASLVRPDIRSVAVTGAGPIGLGVLAMAKLLLGHETPVFITDFVPYRLALAERMGAVPVNLNAGSLADAVAEAGLSGTDIAIDTSGQSEARRSALEVLNKRGVLVCVGHGQDLQVTNVSHDLIATERSVLGSEYFRYDEFEPNHKLMLDHLPYLSQIITHRFKANEIQEAYELFFNGETGKVVVEQ is encoded by the coding sequence ATGGCAGACATATCCAAAACGGTTCAAACCATGAGCATTCCGTTATTTGTCGGGAACGGCAAGATCGAATACGGGGAGGAGGAAATACCGGTTCCTGGAGCAGGGCAGCTGCTGCTTCAGGTGAAAGCGAATGCGCTATGCGGGTCCGACCGCGGCCAGTTCAATGGGGGAACGAGTACGACGCCGGGTCATGAGGCATCGGGGATCGTGGCGGTTGCAGGGCCGGATACGAATACAGCCGTCGGCACGCCGGGCGTCGTCTTCTTGATGGGTTATTGCGGCAAGTGTCCGAATTGCGAGCAAGGATACACCAATCAGTGTCTGGACAAGCGTGCGGATTACGGATTCAGCCATGACGGGGGATACGGTCCATTCATGCTGATTGACGAGAACGTGTTCTTCGCCATCGATAAGTCGATTCCGATGACGGAAGCCACCATGCTTCTGGATATTATGGGTACGGGAGGACATGCAATCAAACGGGCATCACTCGTACGACCCGATATCCGTTCTGTTGCCGTTACAGGTGCAGGACCGATCGGTTTGGGTGTGCTGGCAATGGCGAAGCTGCTTCTAGGCCACGAGACGCCGGTATTCATCACGGATTTTGTTCCGTATCGCCTGGCATTGGCGGAGCGTATGGGCGCAGTTCCAGTCAACCTGAATGCCGGCTCGCTGGCGGATGCAGTTGCAGAAGCAGGCTTAAGCGGAACGGATATTGCCATTGATACGAGCGGCCAATCGGAGGCGCGCCGCTCAGCGCTAGAAGTGCTGAACAAAAGGGGGGTTCTCGTCTGCGTCGGTCATGGACAGGATCTGCAGGTGACGAATGTATCCCATGATCTGATTGCGACTGAGCGGTCGGTGCTTGGCAGCGAATATTTCCGATATGATGAATTTGAGCCGAACCACAAGTTAATGCTTGATCATCTGCCTTATCTCAGCCAAATCATTACCCACCGATTCAAGGCAAACGAGATTCAAGAAGCCTATGAGCTGTTCTTTAATGGCGAAACGGGCAAGGTGGTCGTCGAGCAATGA
- a CDS encoding Gfo/Idh/MocA family protein, with protein sequence MREQRIKMALIGAGGWGLQHARILRDRADVDFCAIVGRQPERTLARAQAFGTNGYTDIDEMLEKEQPDLVSICLPNQDHYETTLRVIQAGFPLLVEKPLVFDLKEADNLLSEAAKRNLFFAINFNHRYAKPVQLAREAILAGKLGDLTFASWRFGGEGTSSHPHANLIETQCHGFDMLEYLCGPVDSVMAEMTDMTGGGQRTIVLALRFASGTVGSLIGTYDSSYAYPDTHRVELDGTKGRAVIHDTVRRYTYHPRGSELGEVWEAGYFNDMDREFHRTFDKHVDALLAAFKAGERPPVHAEAGMRALKIADAAIRSWKTGARVRVD encoded by the coding sequence ATGAGAGAGCAGAGGATTAAAATGGCATTAATTGGCGCTGGCGGGTGGGGCTTGCAGCATGCGCGAATATTGCGCGATCGAGCCGATGTCGATTTCTGCGCAATCGTAGGCCGACAACCGGAGAGGACGCTGGCGCGTGCCCAGGCTTTCGGCACGAATGGCTATACGGATATCGATGAGATGCTGGAAAAGGAACAGCCGGATTTGGTCAGCATCTGTCTGCCCAATCAAGACCACTATGAAACCACGCTGAGGGTCATTCAGGCCGGATTCCCGCTTCTTGTCGAGAAACCGCTTGTTTTTGATCTGAAGGAAGCGGATAATCTACTGAGCGAAGCGGCTAAGCGCAATCTGTTCTTCGCCATTAATTTCAATCACCGGTATGCAAAGCCGGTTCAGCTGGCTCGCGAGGCGATCCTCGCAGGCAAGCTTGGCGATCTCACCTTCGCATCATGGCGATTCGGCGGGGAAGGGACGAGCAGCCATCCTCATGCCAATCTGATCGAGACGCAATGCCACGGTTTCGATATGCTGGAGTATTTATGCGGACCGGTCGATTCCGTGATGGCCGAAATGACGGACATGACAGGCGGCGGTCAACGGACGATCGTACTGGCATTGCGATTCGCGAGCGGTACGGTTGGCAGTCTGATCGGTACATACGACTCCTCCTACGCGTACCCAGACACGCACCGGGTCGAGCTGGACGGTACGAAAGGGCGGGCAGTCATTCACGATACGGTCAGGCGGTACACCTATCATCCGAGAGGCAGCGAGCTTGGAGAGGTATGGGAAGCCGGCTATTTCAATGACATGGACCGTGAATTTCACCGTACGTTCGATAAGCATGTCGATGCACTCCTGGCTGCCTTCAAGGCAGGCGAGCGTCCGCCGGTACATGCTGAAGCCGGAATGAGGGCGCTCAAAATCGCGGATGCGGCCATACGGTCATGGAAGACCGGGGCAAGAGTACGCGTTGATTGA
- a CDS encoding glutamine--tRNA ligase/YqeY domain fusion protein gives MNNEGNFLVKQISEELSQNPFGRGMCTRFPPEPNGYLHIGNAYAIHTNFTMAERFNGSFHLRFDDTNPLKEDIGYVNAIIDDIKWLGYDPGEHIYYGSDYSEEIYNAAVRLIKKGKAYVCDLSPEELTHYRGTLTEPGRNSPYRDRPVEENLELFVKMKEGGFPASSSVLRAKIDMASPNLNLRDPVIYRIIYAEHYRTGHEWCIYPMYDFAHPIQDAIEGITYSLCSIEFKDHRPLYEWVLKELDIHEPPRQREFGRLSITGAVTSKRWLRQLAEGGYVDGWDDPRLPTLRGLRRRGYTPASIRRFIEEVGGIRSQSTVDISLLDHCLRQDLKASTVSVMTVLQPLKVVITNYPEDETELLMIENNSENETMGKREVAFSRTVYIEREDFMEQPPKGFHRLSLGGEVRLKGAYFIRCENVIKDPDTGEITELRCTYDPLTKSGRGFTGRKVKGTIHWVSADHAVTADVHLYDSLLLTQKLPDEDNGDWTAAINTDSLAVVSNCLTEPFVKHAGPEQRFQFLRHGYFCVDTKHTTENKLVFNRIVPLKDTWNKR, from the coding sequence TTGAATAACGAGGGAAATTTTCTGGTCAAACAAATTAGCGAGGAGCTGTCGCAGAATCCATTCGGCAGGGGGATGTGCACGCGCTTCCCTCCCGAGCCCAACGGTTATCTGCATATCGGCAACGCCTATGCGATTCATACGAATTTCACCATGGCAGAGCGATTCAATGGTTCGTTTCATTTGCGCTTTGACGACACGAATCCGCTTAAGGAGGATATCGGGTATGTGAATGCGATTATCGACGATATCAAGTGGCTCGGCTATGATCCGGGCGAGCATATTTACTACGGTTCCGACTATTCGGAAGAAATCTATAACGCAGCGGTCCGTCTGATCAAGAAAGGGAAAGCCTATGTTTGCGATTTGTCACCGGAGGAGCTGACGCATTATCGGGGGACATTGACGGAACCGGGCAGGAACAGTCCTTATCGCGACCGTCCTGTCGAAGAGAATCTGGAGCTCTTCGTGAAAATGAAAGAGGGCGGATTCCCAGCCTCCTCGAGCGTTCTCCGGGCCAAAATCGATATGGCTTCGCCCAATCTGAACCTGCGCGATCCCGTTATCTATCGGATCATCTATGCGGAGCATTACAGAACGGGCCATGAGTGGTGCATCTATCCGATGTACGACTTTGCCCATCCGATTCAGGATGCGATCGAAGGGATCACGTATTCATTATGCTCGATCGAATTCAAAGACCATCGGCCACTGTATGAATGGGTTCTTAAGGAGCTGGATATCCATGAACCTCCGAGGCAAAGAGAGTTCGGGCGGCTAAGCATAACAGGCGCTGTTACAAGCAAACGTTGGTTACGACAGCTGGCGGAAGGCGGATACGTGGATGGCTGGGACGATCCGAGGCTGCCCACCCTCCGCGGCTTAAGAAGACGGGGCTACACGCCGGCAAGCATTCGCCGCTTCATCGAAGAAGTCGGCGGCATCCGCAGCCAGAGCACGGTGGACATCTCGCTGCTGGACCATTGCCTCCGTCAAGATCTCAAGGCATCGACAGTCAGCGTCATGACCGTACTGCAGCCATTGAAGGTCGTTATCACCAACTATCCCGAGGATGAGACAGAGCTGTTGATGATCGAGAATAACAGCGAGAACGAAACGATGGGGAAGAGAGAGGTGGCATTCTCCAGAACGGTCTACATCGAGCGCGAGGATTTCATGGAGCAGCCGCCCAAAGGCTTTCACCGTCTGAGTCTTGGCGGAGAGGTAAGGCTGAAGGGGGCTTATTTCATCCGATGCGAGAACGTGATTAAAGACCCGGATACAGGGGAGATCACCGAACTTCGCTGTACCTACGATCCGCTTACGAAGAGCGGCAGAGGATTCACAGGCCGCAAGGTGAAGGGGACGATCCATTGGGTCTCGGCTGATCATGCCGTAACGGCCGATGTCCATTTGTACGACAGTCTATTGCTTACGCAGAAGCTTCCGGATGAAGACAACGGGGACTGGACCGCAGCAATCAATACGGATTCGCTTGCAGTGGTAAGCAACTGTCTGACGGAACCATTCGTCAAGCATGCCGGGCCGGAGCAAAGATTCCAGTTTTTGCGCCATGGTTATTTTTGCGTGGACACCAAGCATACGACCGAAAATAAGCTTGTGTTCAACCGAATCGTTCCATTGAAGGATACCTGGAATAAACGATGA
- a CDS encoding histidine phosphatase family protein, which produces MELILVRHGQSQGNISTVDMPDPPLTALGEQQAASVSRAVAALKPDILAASPLHRALQTATPAARELGLPIEVWKEACEVRTGPPYIGPSIDTMCVSFPEAIFGDDMETAGWHYNSDLNLIEARRRADRLVLALQERYVGKRLAIFLHGTLNQMILQSILGMPTFEKIRIHQPNGCIHRILFQDNHIFVHSIADITHLIQDDVGVTS; this is translated from the coding sequence ATGGAGTTAATTCTCGTCAGGCATGGCCAGTCTCAAGGGAATATAAGCACGGTTGATATGCCGGATCCGCCGCTAACCGCGCTCGGTGAGCAGCAGGCGGCGAGCGTAAGCCGTGCGGTCGCGGCGCTGAAGCCGGATATACTTGCAGCCAGTCCGCTTCATCGGGCTCTCCAAACGGCGACACCTGCCGCAAGAGAGCTGGGGCTGCCCATTGAGGTCTGGAAGGAAGCCTGCGAAGTACGCACAGGTCCCCCTTATATCGGCCCATCGATCGACACGATGTGCGTATCGTTTCCGGAGGCGATTTTCGGGGATGACATGGAAACAGCAGGCTGGCATTATAATAGCGATCTTAATCTGATCGAGGCGCGGCGCAGGGCGGATCGCTTAGTGCTGGCGCTGCAGGAGCGCTATGTGGGGAAACGGCTTGCGATCTTCCTCCACGGAACGCTCAATCAGATGATCCTGCAGTCCATTCTTGGTATGCCTACGTTTGAAAAAATCCGGATTCATCAGCCGAATGGCTGTATTCATCGGATATTATTTCAGGACAATCATATTTTCGTCCATAGCATTGCAGACATCACTCACTTAATTCAGGACGATGTCGGAGTAACCTCTTAA
- a CDS encoding SDR family oxidoreductase: MKPLHGKVALVAGGTRGAGRGIAVELGAAGAIVYVTGRTTRTQRSEYNRPETIEETVEQIQAAGGEGIAVRVDHLEPGQVQALIARIEKEQGRLDILVNDVWGAEYMAEWNVPVWEHSLEGGLRMLRLAVGTHIITSHYALPLLIRNKHGLVVEMTDGTAAYNDHNYRHSLFYDLAKTSVTRMARSLSHELLPYQCTAVALTPGWMRSEIMLDHYGVTEANWRDAAEKEPHFIISETPRYVGRAVAALAADPEAARWSGHSVSSGQLAQDYHFYDLDGSQPDCWRYVVEVQDAGKPADASGYR, translated from the coding sequence ATGAAGCCTTTGCATGGCAAAGTAGCTTTGGTGGCAGGAGGAACGCGCGGCGCCGGGCGCGGTATAGCGGTCGAATTAGGGGCGGCCGGTGCCATTGTATATGTGACCGGACGCACGACGCGAACACAGCGCTCCGAGTATAACCGACCTGAAACCATAGAAGAAACCGTAGAACAGATACAAGCGGCAGGAGGTGAAGGCATCGCTGTTCGAGTGGATCATCTTGAACCCGGTCAGGTTCAAGCTCTGATCGCCCGCATCGAGAAGGAGCAGGGAAGGCTGGATATCCTTGTCAACGATGTGTGGGGTGCCGAGTATATGGCGGAGTGGAACGTCCCCGTATGGGAGCACTCCCTGGAAGGGGGGCTTCGCATGCTGCGGCTTGCGGTTGGCACGCACATCATAACCAGCCACTATGCACTGCCGCTATTAATCCGGAATAAACATGGATTGGTCGTTGAAATGACCGACGGGACGGCCGCGTACAATGATCATAACTATCGTCATTCCTTGTTCTATGATCTGGCCAAAACCTCCGTTACTCGCATGGCGCGATCGTTATCACATGAGCTGCTGCCTTATCAATGCACGGCGGTTGCCTTGACCCCGGGCTGGATGCGTTCGGAGATCATGCTCGATCATTACGGTGTAACGGAGGCAAACTGGCGTGATGCAGCAGAGAAGGAGCCTCATTTTATCATATCGGAAACGCCGCGATATGTAGGACGTGCCGTCGCCGCTCTGGCCGCAGATCCTGAGGCTGCAAGGTGGAGCGGTCATTCCGTGTCAAGCGGTCAGCTTGCACAGGATTATCATTTCTATGATCTTGACGGCTCACAGCCAGATTGCTGGCGATATGTGGTCGAAGTGCAGGATGCAGGGAAACCGGCCGATGCTTCAGGGTACCGGTAA
- a CDS encoding GyrI-like domain-containing protein produces MVSIEQFTQVRSEKLESVPLMGFLGEILADERQLFDRLKQSIDMLFSNRSVDQYLVILPGLRPLAAIEAVDSQTVPEGMTLFTIPEDNYVIFRFEEKFVGDFWNTVCTSENQAKYRIDLSKPRFERFTAMLQSIGITEWYIPAMS; encoded by the coding sequence TTGGTAAGTATTGAACAGTTTACACAAGTGCGAAGCGAAAAGCTTGAATCTGTTCCGTTAATGGGGTTTCTCGGCGAAATCCTGGCTGATGAGCGTCAACTATTCGACCGGCTGAAGCAAAGCATCGACATGTTGTTTTCGAACCGGAGCGTCGATCAATACTTAGTCATTTTGCCCGGACTCCGGCCGCTTGCAGCTATTGAAGCGGTAGACTCGCAGACGGTTCCTGAAGGAATGACGTTGTTCACGATACCTGAGGACAACTATGTCATTTTTAGATTCGAGGAGAAGTTTGTTGGCGATTTTTGGAATACGGTATGTACGAGCGAGAACCAAGCCAAATACAGAATTGATTTATCCAAACCGCGATTTGAACGCTTTACAGCCATGCTACAGTCTATAGGAATAACGGAATGGTATATTCCAGCGATGAGTTAA
- a CDS encoding extracellular solute-binding protein — protein sequence MNHRLYRFFVVLVISVFVVTACSSSPSSKEEEGGEKKEAVEKDKESFVADIKLLRAWGGIEEFNKLVEDFNKDYPNIKVEVMEQAYTDLPALIAAGIVPDLVGMVGHMPEWVENGVLEELTDYIEVDPQVNPDTFYEVAYKRSITPDGKIWGLPWLVDPNFALMVNKTILDEYGITEVPELNTLQDVGNFLRNFWVVRDGKQVMTTFKPHDETYNPVNSLQTWSYANGAYTTTFYNPETRKVSFNDPKIVEALEWIVQFKRENIDDARLAEIQSSLPEGMNRFQAGKAAVMVQTAGDLRNHYKLNPEEIEIIPMPKQSIWAGGWSFGMTAGGKNKEAAWEFLKWITATNEGAESTLKHFSVLSGKAENPYLDEQAKTDPVYAAFKDVLKSAERGHLWTWIPVDWTGEFIAKWSEVMNGNLEPKAFLDHMTTYIQALIDEKYKP from the coding sequence GTGAATCATCGTCTCTACCGATTCTTTGTCGTACTCGTCATATCAGTATTTGTTGTCACTGCCTGCTCATCCAGTCCGTCCTCTAAAGAGGAAGAGGGTGGAGAGAAGAAAGAAGCAGTGGAGAAGGACAAAGAAAGCTTTGTTGCCGACATCAAACTGCTGCGCGCCTGGGGCGGTATCGAAGAATTTAACAAGCTGGTCGAGGACTTCAACAAGGATTATCCGAATATTAAAGTGGAGGTCATGGAGCAGGCCTATACCGATTTGCCTGCATTAATCGCTGCCGGTATCGTTCCCGATCTCGTAGGGATGGTCGGACATATGCCGGAGTGGGTGGAGAACGGCGTTCTGGAGGAATTGACGGATTATATCGAAGTCGACCCGCAAGTAAATCCGGATACGTTCTACGAAGTGGCCTATAAGCGATCCATAACGCCGGACGGGAAAATATGGGGTCTGCCTTGGCTGGTCGATCCGAATTTTGCCTTGATGGTGAACAAAACGATTCTCGATGAGTATGGGATTACCGAAGTTCCTGAGCTGAATACATTGCAGGATGTCGGAAATTTTCTGCGCAACTTCTGGGTTGTAAGAGACGGCAAGCAAGTGATGACGACGTTTAAGCCTCATGATGAAACCTATAACCCAGTCAATAGTTTGCAGACATGGTCCTATGCCAATGGAGCTTATACCACTACTTTCTATAACCCGGAGACACGCAAGGTGAGCTTTAATGATCCGAAGATTGTAGAGGCCTTGGAGTGGATCGTTCAATTCAAGCGGGAAAATATTGACGATGCGCGTCTGGCGGAGATTCAATCCTCATTGCCGGAAGGGATGAACCGGTTTCAAGCGGGCAAAGCTGCCGTCATGGTGCAAACAGCGGGCGACCTGCGAAACCACTACAAGCTCAATCCGGAGGAAATCGAGATTATTCCGATGCCCAAGCAATCCATATGGGCCGGCGGCTGGAGCTTCGGCATGACGGCCGGAGGGAAGAACAAGGAAGCGGCTTGGGAGTTTTTGAAATGGATTACGGCAACGAATGAAGGGGCCGAATCGACTTTAAAGCACTTTAGCGTCCTTTCAGGCAAAGCCGAAAACCCATATTTGGATGAACAGGCCAAGACCGATCCTGTATATGCAGCCTTCAAGGATGTGCTGAAGTCGGCGGAGCGCGGCCATCTATGGACATGGATCCCGGTGGATTGGACAGGGGAGTTTATTGCGAAGTGGAGTGAAGTGATGAACGGTAATTTGGAGCCGAAAGCGTTCTTGGATCATATGACAACTTACATTCAAGCCTTGATTGATGAGAAGTATAAACCTTAA
- a CDS encoding phytanoyl-CoA dioxygenase family protein has protein sequence MLSQEQVRFFQENGYLIVEDFYTREQIAAYKEALEETRHAKGEHSFVHNQGGPYSMYEQKVNLWRDFPRIRELTFDPRRAEMVKQLTGSTEIRLFHDHYLIKPAMDSRASNWHQDQPVWPMSEDGPVNCWIPFQDVTVHNGAMAYVAGSHRWGTVKFKANREDEQIEVEGKTSGETKIVPVPIRAGSFLLHHGMTLHYAYPNKSEEPRYAMTVIYLPEWTTYNGNKHPVTEGLSLTKGQHFEHDMFPVLTSAG, from the coding sequence ATGTTATCGCAGGAGCAGGTTCGCTTTTTTCAAGAGAATGGCTATCTGATTGTCGAAGATTTCTATACCCGTGAACAAATCGCGGCGTATAAAGAGGCGTTGGAAGAAACAAGACATGCGAAAGGCGAGCATTCATTCGTCCATAACCAAGGCGGCCCTTACAGCATGTATGAGCAGAAGGTGAATCTGTGGCGAGATTTCCCCAGAATCCGCGAGCTTACATTTGATCCGAGACGTGCGGAAATGGTTAAACAGCTGACAGGTTCAACGGAAATCCGATTATTCCACGACCATTATTTGATCAAGCCTGCGATGGATTCCCGCGCATCCAACTGGCATCAGGATCAGCCCGTTTGGCCAATGTCTGAAGACGGTCCAGTTAACTGTTGGATACCGTTCCAGGACGTGACCGTACATAACGGAGCCATGGCTTATGTTGCAGGCTCTCACCGGTGGGGAACGGTCAAATTTAAGGCGAACCGCGAGGACGAGCAGATTGAAGTGGAAGGCAAGACGTCCGGCGAAACGAAAATCGTGCCGGTTCCGATCCGAGCAGGCAGCTTCCTGCTTCATCATGGCATGACTTTGCATTATGCTTATCCGAACAAAAGCGAGGAGCCGAGATATGCCATGACGGTCATCTATCTTCCCGAATGGACGACGTATAACGGCAATAAGCATCCGGTGACAGAAGGGCTCAGCCTGACGAAGGGCCAGCATTTCGAACACGACATGTTTCCTGTTCTGACTAGCGCCGGTTGA
- a CDS encoding phytanoyl-CoA dioxygenase family protein, which translates to MKMTLTPEEIKNGRLDPEKLEIAIEQVKANGYIVLDKVYGDEQMAELRAAFDPMFDEYIEKRGYNTGTKRAQMHLPFQAPFSDASIIEHPIAMSIIDGLLGEYSKLTYFASDTPMPGSDYQAVHCDINPLFPDLSTPLPVFCLVMNIPLVDTTEENGPLEIWPGGTHMHGDRANQDTLGGVINPHMHIVRAAEYMHSEKVLMSAGSIVIRDIRMWHRGTPNRSDYRRTNIALIYNRDWFGSGYQIQIPKEDYDKLPKRSRQLLRTEKIGYPVKMPWEW; encoded by the coding sequence ATGAAAATGACGTTGACGCCAGAAGAAATCAAAAACGGACGTCTGGATCCGGAGAAACTTGAGATTGCCATTGAGCAAGTAAAAGCAAACGGCTACATCGTACTCGATAAAGTTTACGGCGACGAGCAAATGGCTGAGCTGCGTGCCGCATTCGACCCCATGTTTGATGAATATATTGAGAAGAGAGGCTATAATACCGGCACGAAACGGGCCCAAATGCATCTTCCGTTCCAAGCGCCATTCAGCGATGCATCCATCATTGAGCATCCCATCGCAATGTCCATCATCGACGGTCTGCTGGGCGAGTACAGCAAGCTGACCTACTTCGCATCCGACACGCCGATGCCCGGATCGGATTATCAAGCCGTTCATTGCGACATTAACCCGCTATTCCCGGATTTGTCCACTCCCCTGCCGGTGTTCTGTCTCGTGATGAACATTCCGCTTGTGGATACGACGGAAGAGAACGGACCGCTGGAAATTTGGCCGGGAGGCACGCATATGCACGGTGACCGCGCGAATCAAGATACGCTGGGCGGCGTAATCAATCCCCACATGCATATTGTAAGAGCGGCCGAATACATGCATTCCGAGAAAGTACTGATGTCCGCCGGCTCCATCGTCATTCGCGACATCCGCATGTGGCACCGCGGCACGCCTAACCGGTCGGACTACCGCAGAACCAACATCGCCCTGATCTACAACCGAGACTGGTTCGGCAGCGGCTATCAAATCCAAATTCCGAAGGAAGATTACGACAAGCTGCCAAAACGCTCCCGTCAGCTTCTTCGTACCGAGAAAATCGGCTACCCCGTGAAGATGCCTTGGGAATGGTAA
- a CDS encoding phytanoyl-CoA dioxygenase family protein, producing the protein MKDSIGQITQEDIEFYKTNGYWISPVLFDEQEIEEMRQAHDRIWSFDYDGDGFPLDEWRPSNNPKLLRKIDNSWWINDTIRKTVTNPVLGRIAAGLMESSEARLWYDQVIHKPGTGIKDKDAQASGNVGWHQDYIYWRCTNTENLVTAWIALQDTDLTNGCMSVVPGSHEWGLLEGSDAFFNRDLESVKARIAAESGKEWKEVPMLLKAGQVSFHHSLTIHGSGQNYSEEPRLSVVAHLMPHGTAYQNRGFNVDNIRLLGPRPKEGQVFDNEYFPVAYSKKT; encoded by the coding sequence ATGAAGGATTCAATCGGACAAATAACGCAGGAAGATATCGAATTTTACAAGACGAATGGGTATTGGATCAGTCCGGTACTGTTCGACGAACAAGAAATCGAGGAAATGCGCCAAGCCCATGACCGCATCTGGTCATTCGATTATGACGGAGACGGATTTCCGCTGGATGAATGGCGTCCGAGCAACAATCCGAAGCTGCTTCGAAAGATCGACAATTCTTGGTGGATTAACGATACCATTCGGAAAACGGTTACGAACCCTGTACTTGGCCGCATCGCGGCCGGTCTGATGGAAAGCTCAGAAGCCCGGCTCTGGTATGACCAAGTCATCCATAAGCCGGGCACCGGCATTAAGGATAAAGATGCCCAGGCATCGGGGAATGTCGGCTGGCACCAGGACTATATTTACTGGCGCTGCACCAATACTGAGAATCTGGTGACGGCCTGGATCGCCCTTCAGGATACCGATCTTACGAACGGCTGCATGTCCGTCGTTCCCGGCTCGCATGAATGGGGACTTCTCGAAGGCAGCGACGCTTTCTTCAATCGGGATCTGGAGTCGGTCAAAGCAAGGATTGCCGCAGAATCGGGCAAGGAGTGGAAAGAAGTGCCTATGCTGCTTAAGGCGGGGCAAGTCAGCTTCCATCATTCCTTAACGATTCACGGTTCGGGACAGAACTATTCCGAAGAGCCGCGCCTGTCCGTCGTCGCGCATCTCATGCCTCACGGTACAGCTTACCAGAACCGCGGGTTTAATGTAGACAATATCCGACTTCTCGGCCCAAGGCCGAAAGAAGGCCAAGTGTTTGACAATGAGTATTTCCCTGTTGCATATTCCAAGAAGACATAA
- a CDS encoding AraC family transcriptional regulator has translation MREQQSNSVSHLRALIELFDLEWHRFSFPSYGFWRNRGWEGPSSGCELNFYTRGENTVTQDNRTISFKQGDLFYAPDTIRLSACSDGSFDLYYLGFQFDSEDLNERMRHLLDQLDIGKVPLSMPGLQADFRVLMTELRMNREISIMAKLYFLQIFMKLYTNQVQSTGSRNKNEQIVRQVIEDIQERVDDGGKILLPAIAKRHSLNERYLNLIFKSVTGTTIGKYILSIRIERAKRLLETTSMPITEIAIATGFYDGAHFSKAFKASEKVTPQEYHKQHAYL, from the coding sequence TTGAGAGAGCAGCAATCGAATTCGGTTTCACATTTAAGGGCGCTCATCGAATTATTCGATCTGGAATGGCACAGGTTTTCTTTTCCTTCCTACGGATTCTGGCGAAACAGGGGATGGGAGGGGCCAAGCTCAGGGTGTGAATTGAATTTCTATACCCGGGGAGAGAACACGGTCACGCAAGACAATCGAACGATATCCTTTAAACAGGGCGATCTCTTCTACGCGCCGGATACGATTCGCCTCAGCGCTTGCAGCGACGGATCGTTCGACTTGTATTACTTAGGGTTTCAGTTTGACTCTGAAGATTTGAATGAACGAATGCGCCATTTATTAGATCAATTAGATATTGGGAAGGTTCCGCTATCGATGCCAGGGCTCCAAGCCGACTTCCGCGTTCTGATGACCGAGCTTCGCATGAATCGTGAAATCTCGATTATGGCGAAGCTTTATTTTCTTCAAATCTTCATGAAGCTATATACGAACCAAGTCCAGAGCACTGGATCACGCAACAAGAACGAACAAATTGTTCGTCAGGTCATCGAAGACATCCAGGAGCGGGTGGACGACGGAGGAAAGATATTGCTGCCGGCCATAGCCAAACGCCATTCACTTAACGAACGGTACTTGAACCTGATTTTCAAATCGGTGACGGGTACAACGATCGGCAAGTATATCCTCTCTATACGAATTGAGAGAGCGAAGCGTCTTCTCGAAACCACATCGATGCCGATCACGGAAATCGCGATCGCCACCGGCTTTTACGACGGCGCGCATTTCTCCAAAGCATTCAAAGCGAGCGAGAAGGTGACGCCGCAGGAGTACCATAAGCAGCATGCTTATTTGTAA